A DNA window from Hevea brasiliensis isolate MT/VB/25A 57/8 chromosome 2, ASM3005281v1, whole genome shotgun sequence contains the following coding sequences:
- the LOC110646280 gene encoding demethylepipodophyllotoxin synthase isoform X2 yields the protein MESLFSFSVSAMVIILPLITPLIYLFWISRKASNKQRLPPEAAGGWPVIGHLHLLAGSQPPHIILGNLADQMGPIFTIKLGVHRALVVNSWELARDCLTTNDKAFANRPKSLAMEILGYNYHMFGTSPYGEYWRQIRKIVTLEVLSNHRLEKLKHVRKAEVKVAIEGLYQQWIKNKNDSDKLLVEMKRWFFEVNQNVVFKIVVGKRFVECNKGDEGRDSDDDWRSALRDFFKLMGKFVVSDALPFLRWLDFGGDEKEMKKTAKELDNIIGGWLHEHKQKRASGVVYKGGGEDFMDVLLSILQDAKEFSNRDVDTINKSTCLAIILAASDTTSVTLTWTLSLLLNNRHVLKKAQQELDTLVGRERQVKESDMKDLVYLQAIIKESFRLYPAAPLSVPHESIEDCSVGGYHIPAEFIPERFLTTHQDVDVKGQNFELLPFGSGRRMCPGVSFALQVLNLALATLLHSFEIETPSGQPVDMSESAGLNNLKATPVDVLLTPRLPPPLYAATN from the exons ATGGAGTCCCTTTTTTCATTCTCAGTCAGTGCCATGGTCATCATACTACCCCTCATAACACCGCTCATCTATTTATTTTGGATATCAAGAAAAGCATCCAATAAGCAGAGACTACCACCAGAAGCCGCCGGTGGATGGCCTGTTATTGGCCACCTCCATCTCTTAGCTGGGTCACAGCCACCTCACATAATCCTCGGAAACTTGGCTGACCAGATGGGACCAATTTTCACTATCAAGCTTGGTGTGCATCGCGCTTTGGTAGTAAATAGTTGGGAGTTGGCAAGGGATTGCCTTACAACGAACGACAAAGCTTTTGCCAATCGTCCTAAATCTCTGGCCATGGAAATATTGGGCTATAATTATCACATGTTTGGCACCAGCCCATATGGAGAATACTGGCGCCAAATTCGCAAGATTGTCACTCTTGAGGTTCTCTCAAATCATCGGCTAGAGAAGCTCAAACATGTGCGAAAGGCGGAGGTTAAAGTAGCCATCGAAGGATtataccagcaatggatcaagaaCAAAAATGATTCGGACAAACTTTTGGTGGAGATGAAGAGATGGTTTTTCGAAgtaaatcaaaatgtggtattcaAGATAGTTGTAGGGAAGAGATTTGTAGAGTGTAATAAAGGCGATGAAGGTAGAGATAGTGATGATGACTGGAGATCAGCACTGAGAGATTTTTTCAAACTCATGGGGAAGTTTGTAGTGTCAGATGCGCTTCCATTCCTAAGGTGGCTAGATTTTGGCGGGGATGAGAAGGAGATGAAGAAGACTGCAAAAGAGCTGGACAATATAATCGGAGGATGGTTGCACGAACACAAGCAGAAGAGAGCTTCGGGCGTGGTATATAAGGGGGGAGGAGAAGACTTCATGGATGTGTTATTGTCAATCCTGCAAGACGCAAAAGAGTTTTCTAACCGAGATGTTGATACTATCAACAAATCTACCTGCCTG GCTATAATTCTAGCAGCTTCAGACACTACATCGGTGACGCTAACTTGGACTTTGTCATTACTACTCAACAATCGCCATGTCCTAAAGAAAGCACAACAAGAATTGGACACCCTTGTCGGTAGAGAAAGGCAAGTGAAGGAATCAGACATGAAGGATTTGGTTTACCTTCAAGCCATCATCAAAGAATCGTTTAGGTTGTATCCTGCTGCTCCATTATCGGTGCCACATGAATCCATAGAAGATTGCAGTGTAGGAGGCTATCACATTCCAGCAG AGTTTATACCAGAGAGGTTTCTCACAACCCACCAGGATGTTGATGTTAAGGGCCAGAATTTTGAGCTACTACCATTCGGCAGTGGAAGAAGAATGTGTCCTGGAGTCTCATTTGCTCTTCAAGTTTTGAACCTTGCACTTGCTACTTTGTTACATTCTTTCGAAATTGAAACTCCTTCAGGCCAACCAGTTGATATGAGTGAGAGTGCTGGACTGAACAACCTCAAAGCCACCCCGGTGGATGTTCTTCTTACGCCGCGCCTTCCTCCACCCCTTTATGCTGCTACCAATTAA
- the LOC110646280 gene encoding cytochrome P450 CYP82D47 isoform X1 encodes MESLFSFSVSAMVIILPLITPLIYLFWISRKASNKQRLPPEAAGGWPVIGHLHLLAGSQPPHIILGNLADQMGPIFTIKLGVHRALVVNSWELARDCLTTNDKAFANRPKSLAMEILGYNYHMFGTSPYGEYWRQIRKIVTLEVLSNHRLEKLKHVRKAEVKVAIEGLYQQWIKNKNDSDKLLVEMKRWFFEVNQNVVFKIVVGKRFVECNKGDEGRDSDDDWRSALRDFFKLMGKFVVSDALPFLRWLDFGGDEKEMKKTAKELDNIIGGWLHEHKQKRASGVVYKGGGEDFMDVLLSILQDAKEFSNRDVDTINKSTCLAIILAASDTTSVTLTWTLSLLLNNRHVLKKAQQELDTLVGRERQVKESDMKDLVYLQAIIKESFRLYPAAPLSVPHESIEDCSVGGYHIPAGTRLIVNVSKIHRDSRVWFNPSEFIPERFLTTHQDVDVKGQNFELLPFGSGRRMCPGVSFALQVLNLALATLLHSFEIETPSGQPVDMSESAGLNNLKATPVDVLLTPRLPPPLYAATN; translated from the exons ATGGAGTCCCTTTTTTCATTCTCAGTCAGTGCCATGGTCATCATACTACCCCTCATAACACCGCTCATCTATTTATTTTGGATATCAAGAAAAGCATCCAATAAGCAGAGACTACCACCAGAAGCCGCCGGTGGATGGCCTGTTATTGGCCACCTCCATCTCTTAGCTGGGTCACAGCCACCTCACATAATCCTCGGAAACTTGGCTGACCAGATGGGACCAATTTTCACTATCAAGCTTGGTGTGCATCGCGCTTTGGTAGTAAATAGTTGGGAGTTGGCAAGGGATTGCCTTACAACGAACGACAAAGCTTTTGCCAATCGTCCTAAATCTCTGGCCATGGAAATATTGGGCTATAATTATCACATGTTTGGCACCAGCCCATATGGAGAATACTGGCGCCAAATTCGCAAGATTGTCACTCTTGAGGTTCTCTCAAATCATCGGCTAGAGAAGCTCAAACATGTGCGAAAGGCGGAGGTTAAAGTAGCCATCGAAGGATtataccagcaatggatcaagaaCAAAAATGATTCGGACAAACTTTTGGTGGAGATGAAGAGATGGTTTTTCGAAgtaaatcaaaatgtggtattcaAGATAGTTGTAGGGAAGAGATTTGTAGAGTGTAATAAAGGCGATGAAGGTAGAGATAGTGATGATGACTGGAGATCAGCACTGAGAGATTTTTTCAAACTCATGGGGAAGTTTGTAGTGTCAGATGCGCTTCCATTCCTAAGGTGGCTAGATTTTGGCGGGGATGAGAAGGAGATGAAGAAGACTGCAAAAGAGCTGGACAATATAATCGGAGGATGGTTGCACGAACACAAGCAGAAGAGAGCTTCGGGCGTGGTATATAAGGGGGGAGGAGAAGACTTCATGGATGTGTTATTGTCAATCCTGCAAGACGCAAAAGAGTTTTCTAACCGAGATGTTGATACTATCAACAAATCTACCTGCCTG GCTATAATTCTAGCAGCTTCAGACACTACATCGGTGACGCTAACTTGGACTTTGTCATTACTACTCAACAATCGCCATGTCCTAAAGAAAGCACAACAAGAATTGGACACCCTTGTCGGTAGAGAAAGGCAAGTGAAGGAATCAGACATGAAGGATTTGGTTTACCTTCAAGCCATCATCAAAGAATCGTTTAGGTTGTATCCTGCTGCTCCATTATCGGTGCCACATGAATCCATAGAAGATTGCAGTGTAGGAGGCTATCACATTCCAGCAGGTACACGCCTTATTGTAAATGTTTCAAAAATTCATAGAGATTCACGAGTTTGGTTCAATCCTTCAGAGTTTATACCAGAGAGGTTTCTCACAACCCACCAGGATGTTGATGTTAAGGGCCAGAATTTTGAGCTACTACCATTCGGCAGTGGAAGAAGAATGTGTCCTGGAGTCTCATTTGCTCTTCAAGTTTTGAACCTTGCACTTGCTACTTTGTTACATTCTTTCGAAATTGAAACTCCTTCAGGCCAACCAGTTGATATGAGTGAGAGTGCTGGACTGAACAACCTCAAAGCCACCCCGGTGGATGTTCTTCTTACGCCGCGCCTTCCTCCACCCCTTTATGCTGCTACCAATTAA